One part of the Cellulosilyticum sp. I15G10I2 genome encodes these proteins:
- a CDS encoding NAD(P)-dependent malic enzyme, producing MNLREKALQMHEMWQGKLEIVSKSKVDNKEDLSIAYTPGVAEPCREIAADKENVYKYTMKGNTVAVISDGTAVLGLGDIGPEAALPVMEGKAVLFKEFGGINAIPICIDTKDTDEIIKFIKQIAPTFGGINLEDIAAPRCFQIEEALKKELDIPVFHDDQHGTAIVVLAGVINALKVTHKDKESVKVVVNGAGSAGIAITKLLLYYGFKDITMVDRLGILEDSETWMNWAQKDLCKCTNLRKLKGSLSDALKEADIFIGVSAPNIVSKEMISSMNKDAIVFAMANPTPEIMPDDAKEAGALIVGTGRSDFPNQVNNVLVFPGIFKGALMARASQITEDMKIGAAEAIAGMIDADALAPDNILPKPFDKGIADKVAKAVINSIK from the coding sequence ATGAATTTAAGGGAAAAAGCTTTACAAATGCATGAAATGTGGCAAGGAAAGCTAGAGATTGTTTCTAAATCAAAAGTAGATAATAAAGAGGATTTATCTATAGCATATACACCAGGCGTTGCGGAACCATGCAGAGAAATAGCTGCAGACAAAGAAAACGTGTATAAATATACTATGAAGGGTAATACAGTTGCTGTTATCTCAGATGGGACAGCTGTACTTGGGCTTGGCGATATTGGGCCGGAAGCAGCCCTGCCAGTTATGGAAGGAAAAGCAGTGCTTTTCAAAGAATTTGGTGGTATTAATGCTATCCCAATTTGTATAGATACTAAAGATACGGATGAAATTATTAAATTTATCAAACAGATTGCGCCTACATTTGGTGGTATTAATCTAGAAGACATTGCAGCACCTAGATGTTTTCAAATAGAAGAAGCTCTAAAAAAAGAGCTTGATATCCCAGTGTTTCATGATGATCAGCATGGTACAGCAATTGTTGTTTTGGCAGGGGTTATTAATGCACTTAAAGTAACACATAAAGACAAAGAGAGCGTAAAAGTTGTTGTAAATGGAGCTGGTTCAGCGGGAATAGCTATTACGAAATTACTCTTATATTACGGCTTCAAAGATATTACGATGGTGGATAGATTGGGTATTTTAGAAGACAGTGAGACATGGATGAACTGGGCCCAAAAGGATCTTTGTAAATGTACCAATTTAAGGAAATTAAAAGGTTCACTAAGTGATGCGTTAAAAGAAGCCGATATATTTATTGGAGTATCTGCACCTAATATTGTTTCTAAAGAAATGATAAGCAGTATGAACAAAGATGCTATCGTTTTTGCTATGGCGAATCCGACACCAGAAATCATGCCAGATGATGCAAAAGAAGCAGGTGCACTGATCGTCGGAACTGGCAGATCAGACTTTCCAAATCAAGTTAATAATGTGCTTGTATTTCCTGGGATATTTAAAGGTGCGCTTATGGCAAGGGCTTCACAAATTACCGAAGATATGAAAATTGGGGCAGCAGAGGCGATAGCCGGTATGATAGATGCCGATGCGTTAGCGCCTGATAATATACTTCCTAAACCTTTCGATAAAGGCATAGCAGATAAAGTGGCAAAAGCTGTCATTAATTCAATAAAATAA
- a CDS encoding undecaprenyldiphospho-muramoylpentapeptide beta-N-acetylglucosaminyltransferase, with protein sequence MNTIVLTGGGTAGHVTPHIALIPSLKENGWDIRYIGSFQGIEKELITKEGIPYYGIASGKLRRYLSVQNLKDPFKVIKGFFDAYKILKKLKPKVVFSKGGYVTVPVVLAANTLRIPVVLHESDITPGLANKIAMKGAKIICVNFEETLRYVGDKGILTGSPIRKALFEGCAEKGNQLCSFKAQRPVLLMMGGSLGSVKINNTLRKALPVLTKTFNVIHICGKGNVDDSLRELEGYKQFEYVGKELPDLFAMTDLMLSRAGANALSEIVALNIPSLLVPLSQAASRGDQLLNANAMKSKGYCEILIEEELNEETLIERLNLLHKNKLKYKNAMQQATQIKAIDKIINILNKYR encoded by the coding sequence GTGAATACCATTGTACTTACAGGTGGTGGCACCGCAGGACATGTAACACCTCATATTGCATTAATACCAAGTCTTAAAGAAAATGGATGGGATATTAGATACATTGGGAGTTTCCAGGGGATCGAAAAGGAACTTATTACAAAAGAGGGTATTCCCTATTATGGTATTGCATCAGGAAAATTAAGAAGATATCTTTCGGTTCAAAATCTAAAAGATCCTTTTAAAGTTATTAAGGGTTTCTTCGATGCTTATAAGATCTTAAAAAAATTAAAGCCGAAGGTGGTTTTTTCTAAGGGAGGATATGTTACAGTTCCAGTTGTTTTGGCAGCGAATACGCTAAGGATACCTGTTGTACTGCATGAATCAGATATTACACCGGGTCTTGCAAACAAAATTGCAATGAAAGGTGCTAAAATAATCTGTGTTAATTTTGAAGAGACACTTAGATATGTTGGGGATAAAGGTATTTTAACAGGATCACCTATTAGAAAAGCACTCTTTGAAGGCTGTGCAGAAAAAGGCAATCAACTTTGCAGCTTTAAAGCTCAAAGGCCAGTTCTTTTGATGATGGGAGGCAGTTTGGGATCAGTTAAAATTAACAATACTTTAAGGAAAGCTCTTCCGGTTCTAACGAAAACATTTAATGTTATTCATATCTGTGGAAAAGGCAATGTGGATGATTCACTTAGAGAATTGGAAGGGTATAAACAATTTGAGTATGTAGGAAAGGAATTGCCAGACCTATTTGCAATGACAGATCTTATGCTGTCTCGAGCAGGCGCTAATGCGCTTTCAGAGATTGTTGCACTTAACATTCCAAGTTTACTTGTTCCATTATCACAAGCAGCAAGCAGAGGAGACCAATTACTTAATGCCAATGCTATGAAAAGTAAAGGATATTGTGAAATTTTGATTGAAGAGGAACTTAACGAAGAAACACTTATAGAGCGTTTGAATTTGCTTCATAAAAATAAACTTAAGTATAAAAATGCCATGCAGCAAGCTACTCAAATAAAGGCAATTGATAAAATCATAAACATTTTAAATAAGTACCGCTAA
- a CDS encoding methyl-accepting chemotaxis protein, translated as MFIKKQEVELVKRLAEGELEVLLEALSKSKQSILKAETVEEIIAIKAKTNHLLLDLQGIKGDVDGLKNVAAKEVSVLTDQIGRLTDIERAVDSKLGTFAAVKQKASAESEEITTTVSGINEKIKVSADTTEHIEKLLVTITKAVRGINTTAQSMKKQVTTFIETAQNVTSNITGISSIAEQTNLLALNASIEAARAGEAGRGFAVVAEEIRKLSDGTKELLDNMTKFLGELEQASLKTSEEVEATTIGIGKIEAKIEQVDKNIQDSKTNTAEIQKEMSSINHYIKELTQNADASCACAQNIEQEVALINTTVSTLQGLEHDMQEMLMQIGTVNTKYEALISNVKEFKNYKVLGLKK; from the coding sequence ATGTTTATTAAAAAACAAGAAGTAGAGTTAGTTAAGAGGTTAGCAGAAGGAGAACTTGAGGTCTTACTTGAAGCCTTAAGTAAAAGTAAGCAATCCATTTTAAAGGCAGAGACAGTAGAAGAAATTATCGCAATAAAAGCAAAAACAAATCATCTATTATTAGATTTACAAGGTATAAAAGGTGATGTAGATGGATTGAAAAATGTAGCAGCAAAGGAAGTAAGTGTTTTAACAGATCAAATAGGAAGACTTACTGATATTGAAAGAGCGGTAGATAGTAAACTTGGAACTTTTGCAGCTGTAAAGCAAAAAGCATCAGCAGAGTCTGAAGAAATAACCACAACTGTTAGTGGAATCAATGAAAAGATCAAAGTATCAGCTGATACAACAGAACATATAGAAAAGCTGCTTGTAACAATTACAAAAGCTGTTAGAGGAATTAATACAACAGCACAGTCTATGAAAAAACAAGTAACAACATTTATTGAAACTGCGCAAAATGTAACAAGTAATATCACAGGTATTTCCTCTATAGCAGAGCAGACGAATCTGCTTGCTCTTAATGCTTCAATAGAAGCAGCGAGAGCTGGTGAGGCAGGAAGAGGTTTTGCAGTAGTTGCAGAAGAGATTAGAAAGTTATCGGATGGGACTAAAGAACTTCTTGATAATATGACTAAATTTTTAGGAGAGCTCGAGCAAGCATCTCTTAAAACCAGTGAAGAAGTAGAGGCAACTACAATTGGTATAGGAAAAATTGAAGCAAAGATTGAGCAAGTTGATAAAAATATACAAGATAGTAAGACAAATACAGCTGAGATCCAAAAAGAAATGAGCAGTATTAATCACTATATTAAAGAGCTTACACAGAATGCAGATGCTTCATGTGCATGTGCCCAAAATATAGAACAAGAAGTCGCACTTATTAATACAACAGTTTCCACGCTGCAAGGATTAGAACATGATATGCAGGAAATGCTGATGCAAATAGGTACCGTAAATACAAAATATGAAGCTTTGATAAGTAATGTAAAAGAGTTTAAGAATTATAAAGTATTAGGTTTGAAAAAATAA
- a CDS encoding CTP synthase, which produces MSTKYIFVTGGVVSGLGKGITAACLGRLLKARGKKVTIQKFDPYINIDPGTMSPYQHGEVFVTNDGSETDLDLGHYERFIDEKLNKYSNVTTGKIYWSVLNKERRGDYLGATVQVIPHITNMIKDCVYRVGNTGDTSDIVITEIGGTVGDIESLPYLEAIRQVATDVGKENVLYIHVTLIPYLGMSGEMKTKPTQHSVKELLSIGIQPDIIVCRTEHPISEDMKYKIALFCNVEKDCVVQNLDAETLYQVPLMLEEEGLAKIVCRKLHMEAGTPDLTEWQAMVEKERNRDKKTKIALVGKYVELHDAYLSIVESLHHAGIYHGSFVEIDWVNAEQVTRENVEDMLKNADGVLVPGGFGDRGVEGKLEAVRFARENKIPFFGICLGMQCAVIEFARNVAELDGAHSSELSPNTRYPVIDLMPDQKDIEDMGGTMRLGAYPCKLKPETNASRAYGKDAVEERHRHRYEYNNEYRELLTSKGLKITGTSPDDRLVEIVEIEDHPWFVGVQFHPEFLSRPNRPHALFRDFIGATLNNK; this is translated from the coding sequence ATGTCTACAAAATATATTTTTGTTACAGGAGGAGTTGTTTCAGGTTTAGGTAAAGGGATTACGGCTGCTTGTTTAGGAAGGCTTTTAAAAGCAAGAGGGAAAAAAGTTACAATTCAAAAATTTGATCCATATATTAATATAGATCCAGGTACAATGAGTCCTTATCAGCATGGTGAGGTGTTTGTAACAAATGATGGCAGTGAAACGGATTTAGATTTAGGCCATTATGAAAGATTTATTGATGAGAAACTCAATAAATACAGTAATGTAACTACAGGGAAAATATACTGGTCAGTTTTAAATAAAGAACGTAGAGGCGATTACCTAGGTGCGACAGTTCAGGTCATTCCTCATATTACGAATATGATTAAAGACTGTGTGTACAGAGTAGGCAATACAGGAGATACCTCAGATATTGTTATTACAGAAATTGGTGGAACTGTAGGAGATATTGAAAGTTTGCCTTATCTTGAAGCGATTAGACAAGTTGCAACAGATGTGGGGAAAGAAAATGTGCTATATATCCATGTAACACTTATCCCTTACCTTGGCATGTCAGGTGAAATGAAAACTAAGCCGACACAGCATTCGGTAAAGGAGCTTCTCTCTATCGGTATCCAGCCAGATATTATTGTATGTCGTACAGAACATCCGATATCAGAAGATATGAAGTATAAAATCGCACTATTTTGCAATGTTGAAAAAGACTGTGTTGTCCAAAATCTTGATGCTGAGACCCTCTATCAAGTACCACTTATGTTAGAAGAAGAAGGACTAGCTAAAATAGTCTGCAGAAAACTTCATATGGAGGCGGGTACACCAGACCTAACTGAATGGCAGGCAATGGTCGAAAAGGAAAGAAATCGAGATAAAAAAACAAAAATAGCATTAGTTGGGAAGTATGTAGAACTGCATGATGCCTATTTATCTATTGTAGAATCTCTTCACCATGCAGGTATTTATCATGGATCATTTGTAGAAATTGATTGGGTTAATGCAGAGCAGGTTACACGTGAAAATGTTGAGGATATGCTAAAAAATGCAGATGGTGTACTTGTACCAGGTGGATTTGGAGATAGAGGCGTTGAAGGAAAACTGGAAGCTGTAAGATTTGCAAGAGAGAACAAGATTCCATTTTTTGGTATTTGTTTAGGCATGCAGTGTGCAGTTATTGAATTTGCAAGAAATGTAGCTGAGTTAGACGGTGCACATAGTTCTGAACTTTCTCCAAATACGAGATATCCAGTGATAGATCTTATGCCAGATCAAAAAGATATTGAAGATATGGGTGGGACTATGAGGCTTGGGGCTTATCCTTGTAAACTCAAACCAGAGACTAATGCGTCAAGAGCTTATGGGAAAGATGCGGTTGAAGAAAGACATAGACATAGGTATGAATATAATAATGAATACAGGGAGCTTTTAACAAGTAAAGGTCTTAAAATAACAGGTACATCACCGGATGACAGACTTGTAGAAATTGTAGAAATCGAAGATCATCCATGGTTTGTAGGGGTTCAGTTCCATCCAGAATTTTTATCAAGACCTAATAGGCCACATGCGTTATTTAGAGATTTTATAGGTGCAACGCTAAATAACAAGTAA
- a CDS encoding DUF368 domain-containing protein, with translation MIILNLIRGMFMAFADSVPGVSGGTVAFVMGFYNEFISSISILASGASFQTKKKALTFLMKIGLGWGIGMITSILFISSVFERQIYDISSLFVGFILFSIPIVLKEEKKNLKSNYNHLIYLLIGMILVSLITYFNPVSNGAIKNISINQLSPSLAAYIFIAGAVAISAMILPGISGSTLLLIFGLYTPIITAAKHVILFNFAYLPILIVFGLGILFGVITFVRLLNHLLKTKRSQLIYFILGLMIGSLYAVFMGPTTLDKPLASMSFETFNFMFFLVGGLIILLLDSLRYFVKSK, from the coding sequence ATGATTATTTTAAATTTAATACGAGGCATGTTTATGGCCTTTGCAGACAGTGTACCAGGCGTTTCTGGAGGAACAGTAGCTTTTGTAATGGGGTTCTATAATGAATTTATTAGTTCTATAAGTATTTTAGCCTCTGGAGCTTCTTTTCAAACTAAAAAGAAGGCCCTTACCTTTTTGATGAAAATAGGACTAGGTTGGGGCATTGGCATGATTACGTCTATTCTTTTTATTTCATCTGTTTTTGAACGTCAAATTTATGATATCAGTTCATTATTTGTAGGATTTATTCTTTTCTCCATTCCTATCGTTCTTAAAGAAGAAAAAAAGAATCTAAAATCAAATTATAATCATCTTATATACTTATTAATAGGCATGATCTTGGTGTCTTTGATCACTTATTTTAATCCTGTTTCTAATGGAGCGATTAAAAATATTTCTATTAATCAACTTTCTCCAAGTTTAGCTGCATATATCTTTATAGCTGGAGCTGTTGCAATCTCTGCTATGATTCTTCCTGGTATTTCTGGCTCTACACTGTTATTAATATTTGGATTATATACCCCTATTATTACCGCTGCTAAACATGTTATTCTTTTTAACTTTGCTTACCTACCTATTTTAATTGTTTTTGGCTTAGGTATTTTATTTGGGGTTATAACCTTTGTAAGACTTTTAAATCACTTACTTAAAACAAAGCGTTCTCAGCTTATATACTTCATCCTAGGGTTAATGATTGGCTCTCTTTATGCAGTATTTATGGGTCCTACAACTTTAGATAAGCCTCTCGCCTCTATGAGTTTTGAAACCTTTAACTTTATGTTTTTTTTAGTTGGAGGACTTATCATTCTCCTTCTTGATAGTTTAAGATACTTTGTAAAATCAAAATAA
- a CDS encoding DUF5658 family protein has product MAKSLFKHSMTAIKTKFTLIYILNCTDMLFTYTLLKTGHFYEANLIMRPIVSNPFLSILVKIIFPAVLILAVLPHLKEESLTSIKLCTIFINIVILAYLAINILHVYYLINILFFL; this is encoded by the coding sequence ATGGCTAAATCACTTTTCAAACACTCTATGACAGCTATAAAAACTAAATTCACACTTATCTATATCTTAAATTGCACGGATATGCTATTTACTTATACTTTACTCAAAACAGGTCATTTTTATGAAGCAAATTTAATCATGCGCCCTATCGTTTCTAACCCCTTTTTAAGTATATTAGTTAAGATCATTTTTCCAGCTGTCTTAATTCTCGCAGTACTTCCTCATCTTAAAGAAGAAAGCCTTACCTCTATTAAGCTATGTACTATTTTTATAAATATTGTTATACTAGCTTACCTCGCAATTAATATTTTACACGTGTACTATCTTATCAATATCTTATTTTTTTTATAA
- a CDS encoding MarR family winged helix-turn-helix transcriptional regulator has protein sequence MKGSIKIVNELLVELFNDILTIEKTALQNSRFSDLSITEMHVLEAIGETPRTMTDVAGQVGITVGTLTTSINRLVKKEYVVRKRSEDDRRFVEIELSHKGKLAYKVHESFHQTMVKAMVDKLSDEDNEVLINSLTRLNQFFKDQYHLIQSKNVDLKRP, from the coding sequence TTGAAGGGGTCAATTAAAATTGTTAATGAGCTGCTCGTAGAACTATTTAATGATATACTTACTATTGAAAAAACAGCACTCCAAAACAGCAGATTTAGTGATTTATCCATTACAGAGATGCATGTTCTAGAAGCCATAGGCGAGACGCCAAGAACGATGACAGACGTAGCGGGGCAAGTCGGTATTACTGTAGGGACACTTACAACTTCAATTAACCGACTAGTAAAGAAAGAGTATGTCGTAAGAAAACGTTCAGAGGATGACAGACGATTTGTAGAAATAGAATTATCGCATAAAGGAAAGCTTGCCTATAAGGTACACGAGAGTTTTCATCAGACGATGGTTAAAGCAATGGTAGATAAATTATCAGATGAAGATAATGAGGTACTGATTAACTCGCTAACAAGACTTAATCAATTTTTCAAGGACCAATATCATCTTATACAATCTAAAAATGTGGATTTAAAGCGTCCTTAA
- a CDS encoding 5'-methylthioadenosine/adenosylhomocysteine nucleosidase codes for MIGIIGAMDEEVISLKRKMVIKDIKTVASMEFCTGAINDKEIVVVRCGIGKVNAAVCTQVLIDQFHTQCIINTGVAGGLHPEINIGDIVISSDTVEHDMDASAVGNPKGEIPRMNKTYFEADERLVQIAQDAAEKIDGDHKVLVGRIASGDQFISSIKVKEAIYSMFTAYCAEMEGAAIAHTCYLNQVPFVIIRAISDKADHSADTNFEEFVNIAARNASKMIEAILENL; via the coding sequence ATGATAGGCATTATAGGTGCAATGGATGAAGAGGTTATTTCACTTAAAAGAAAGATGGTCATTAAAGATATTAAGACAGTAGCAAGTATGGAGTTTTGTACAGGCGCGATAAATGATAAAGAAATTGTTGTTGTAAGATGTGGCATCGGAAAGGTCAATGCTGCGGTATGTACTCAGGTTCTTATAGATCAATTTCATACACAGTGTATTATAAATACAGGTGTTGCTGGAGGTCTTCATCCTGAGATCAATATCGGGGATATTGTTATATCAAGTGATACAGTAGAACATGATATGGACGCTTCAGCCGTAGGTAATCCTAAAGGAGAAATCCCGCGTATGAATAAAACTTATTTTGAAGCAGATGAGCGTCTGGTACAAATTGCGCAGGATGCAGCAGAAAAAATAGATGGAGATCATAAAGTGCTTGTGGGAAGAATAGCAAGTGGTGATCAGTTTATTTCGAGTATCAAAGTAAAAGAAGCGATCTATTCTATGTTTACAGCTTATTGTGCAGAGATGGAAGGTGCGGCTATAGCACATACTTGTTATCTTAATCAAGTACCTTTTGTTATAATAAGAGCCATATCTGATAAAGCAGATCATAGTGCGGATACAAATTTTGAAGAGTTTGTAAATATTGCAGCTAGGAATGCCAGTAAAATGATAGAAGCAATCTTGGAAAATTTATAA
- a CDS encoding glucose-6-phosphate isomerase, translating into MKKITVDYSKTGVQPYELEFLKEQVKLAHQMLHEKNGAGSDFLGWIDLPVNYDKNEFEKIKKSAEKIKADSDVLIVIGIGGSYLGARACIDALSHTFYNALSKEQRKTPEIYYVGNNISGSYLKELLDICDGKEVSVNVISKSGTTTEPAIAFRVFKKFMEQKYGKEGARERIFATTDEKKGALLTLAKEEGYQTFVIPDDVGGRFSVLTAVGLLPIAAAGINLDEMMQGAADARAEYQNQNVDENECYKYAVIRNALLRKGKNVEVVVNYEPTLQYFGEWWKQLYGESEGKDQKGIYPSSVNFSTDLHSLGQYIQDGQRLLFETVINIETPKLDITLEEEPVDLDGLNYLAGQTMDFVNKKAFEGTLLAHVDGGVPNMVINVPELTPYQMGKLIYFFEKACGISGYLLGVNPFDQPGVEEYKKNMFALLGKKGYETLREALLKRISQ; encoded by the coding sequence ATGAAGAAGATTACAGTTGATTACTCTAAAACAGGTGTACAACCCTATGAATTAGAGTTTTTAAAAGAACAAGTAAAATTAGCTCATCAGATGTTACACGAAAAAAATGGTGCTGGAAGTGATTTTTTAGGATGGATAGACTTACCTGTAAATTATGATAAAAACGAATTTGAAAAAATAAAAAAATCAGCTGAAAAAATTAAAGCTGATTCAGATGTTCTGATTGTAATAGGTATAGGAGGCTCTTACTTAGGCGCTAGAGCCTGCATAGACGCGCTTAGTCATACCTTCTATAATGCACTTAGTAAAGAACAAAGAAAGACGCCTGAAATATATTATGTAGGTAATAATATTTCGGGTTCATATCTTAAGGAGCTCTTAGATATATGTGATGGTAAAGAAGTAAGCGTGAATGTTATTTCAAAGTCAGGCACAACAACAGAGCCGGCTATTGCGTTTCGTGTATTTAAGAAATTTATGGAACAAAAGTATGGTAAGGAAGGCGCGCGGGAGCGTATTTTTGCAACTACAGATGAAAAAAAAGGTGCACTTCTAACCTTAGCAAAAGAAGAAGGGTATCAAACTTTTGTTATTCCAGATGATGTAGGTGGTCGTTTCTCAGTACTTACAGCAGTTGGTCTGCTTCCGATAGCCGCAGCTGGTATTAACTTAGATGAGATGATGCAAGGGGCAGCTGATGCAAGGGCTGAATATCAAAATCAAAATGTTGATGAAAACGAATGCTACAAATATGCAGTGATTAGAAATGCTCTTCTTAGAAAAGGTAAAAATGTTGAAGTTGTAGTAAATTATGAGCCTACACTACAGTATTTCGGTGAGTGGTGGAAACAATTATATGGAGAAAGTGAAGGAAAAGATCAAAAAGGGATTTATCCTTCATCGGTTAATTTTTCAACAGACCTGCATTCATTAGGACAATATATTCAAGATGGTCAACGTCTTTTATTTGAAACAGTTATCAATATAGAAACACCTAAACTTGATATTACCCTAGAAGAAGAGCCTGTAGATTTAGATGGATTAAATTATTTAGCAGGACAAACGATGGATTTTGTTAATAAAAAAGCATTTGAAGGAACGCTTCTTGCACATGTAGATGGGGGTGTACCTAATATGGTTATTAATGTACCTGAGCTTACACCTTATCAGATGGGTAAATTGATCTATTTCTTCGAGAAAGCTTGTGGAATAAGTGGATACTTACTCGGTGTTAATCCATTTGATCAACCAGGGGTAGAAGAATATAAGAAAAATATGTTTGCATTACTTGGAAAAAAAGGGTATGAAACACTTCGAGAAGCACTTTTGAAAAGAATAAGTCAGTAG
- a CDS encoding transcription repressor NadR → MDGEKRRELILGFLNETTQPTSGTHLSKELKVSRQIIVQDVALLRASGYDILATARGYILNQEAGMMQKRVILVKHTPEELEDELNTIVDNGGRVRDVIISHPIYGELVGDLMLKTRRDIKQFVDKVNNTSATPLMHLTNGMHMHTIEASSKEELDIIEEELHKKGYLRDTIHEE, encoded by the coding sequence ATGGATGGAGAAAAAAGAAGAGAACTTATTCTAGGCTTTCTAAATGAAACGACACAGCCAACTAGCGGTACACACTTGTCAAAAGAACTTAAGGTGAGCAGACAGATTATTGTACAAGACGTAGCGCTTTTAAGAGCCTCAGGCTATGATATATTGGCTACTGCAAGAGGCTATATTCTTAATCAAGAAGCAGGAATGATGCAGAAACGTGTGATATTAGTTAAGCATACACCTGAAGAATTAGAAGATGAACTTAATACAATCGTTGATAATGGGGGGAGAGTAAGAGATGTCATTATTAGTCACCCGATATATGGGGAATTAGTTGGAGACCTCATGTTAAAAACAAGAAGAGACATTAAGCAGTTTGTTGATAAAGTTAATAATACAAGTGCAACACCGCTTATGCATCTTACAAATGGAATGCATATGCATACAATTGAGGCAAGCAGTAAAGAGGAGTTAGATATTATTGAAGAGGAACTTCATAAAAAAGGTTATTTAAGAGATACTATTCACGAAGAGTAG
- a CDS encoding site-specific integrase, whose protein sequence is MHIFYLICHLLEYYIKVHEFVSDKPQSRLAFMLLFWTGMRCGELLALSLKYVDLDAKIINVSKSYARLNKEDLINPPKTPKSKRIITIPHFLVDEINNYVALLYDYQATDRLFTFSKHLLVREMNTNPILISERLGHEKVQTTLEIYSHLYPNKHDEVAERLDIFKNSTKPVPDTNT, encoded by the coding sequence TTGCATATTTTTTATTTAATCTGTCATTTGCTGGAATACTACATCAAAGTCCATGAATTCGTATCAGATAAGCCTCAATCAAGATTAGCCTTTATGCTCTTATTTTGGACAGGAATGCGGTGTGGCGAGCTTTTAGCCCTTAGCTTAAAGTATGTAGACCTAGACGCAAAAATAATCAATGTAAGCAAATCTTATGCACGCCTTAATAAAGAGGATCTTATTAATCCTCCTAAAACACCTAAAAGTAAACGCATAATAACTATCCCACATTTTTTAGTCGATGAAATAAATAATTATGTTGCATTATTATACGATTATCAAGCTACTGATAGATTATTTACTTTCAGTAAGCATTTACTTGTACGTGAAATGAATACAAACCCTATTTTAATATCAGAAAGATTAGGCCATGAAAAAGTTCAAACTACATTGGAGATATATTCACATCTTTACCCTAACAAACATGATGAGGTTGCGGAAAGATTAGATATTTTTAAAAATAGTACCAAACCAGTTCCAGACACAAATACATAA